The genomic stretch GTATTATTGTTATTGGCCATAGCGGTGTGATCAGTATCGCAAACCCAGCCGTAACAACCCTACTCGGCTTTAGCAATGAAGAACTGATAACACGTTCAGAAAATGAACATAGCATGTGGTCTGAGTTTAATGAATTAACACCTGTCGTATTCAAATCAATGGAAGAGTATGGCCACTGGCAAGGTGAAGTTTGGGAGCGTCACAAAGATGGCCGATTGATCCCACTGCAAGTGAAGATAAATCGTATTATAAACAACGAAAAACAAGATGTATTTGATACTTTCATTATTTTATCTGACATCTCTCATATCAAAGAAATCGAACGCCTAGATCACTTAGCGCATCATGATGAATTAACAGGTCTTGCCAATCGCACTAAACTTTACGGCGAACTCAACGAGGTCGCAACTTACTACCACGATTCATTAGCTGAGTTTGGTGTCATTTATTTAGATCTCGATGGTTTTAAGTTAGTCAATGATACCTATGGCCACGATGCCGGTGATGAAGTACTTAAACAAGTCGCAAAACGATTACAATCGCAAGTGCGAGAGTCCGATCTGGTTGCTAGACTATCAGGTGACGAATTTGTACTGCTGATTAGCCCCACCAGTAAAGACAAAATAACCATACTAGCAGAGCGGCTGTTAACCACGCTTAAACAAGACATCATTTATAAAGAGCAAACACTACACATTGGCGTAAGCATTGGTATACACCTGGTTAATAATGGCCAACGGGATATAGCCGCGATCCTCAAACATGCAGACTCTGCCATGTATCAAGCGAAGTTAGCTGGTAAAGGTAAAGCGTTATTTTATAAAATGGATATGCCAGAAAGTAAGCTAGGCTAGGTGAAGACATATTGACGGGAATGAGTGGAAATGGGCGAACGGACTTTATCTTGTCAGTTCGCCTCAATATATGTGCTTTCTATTTACACTGACTACTTTCTTACTACTTGCTGAGAATCGACACGCCGTCAATTTGAGCCACAGTGCTCGCATCAGTACGTTCAATTGTTTTAACTAACACTGATTGAATCGTTTCATCTTCACGGGCATCACTTTTGCTTAAGAATTTTTGCGATTGTGGTTCAGCGCCTTCTTCTAATGTAAATGTCATCACCACTTCCGTTGCCGTATCCGCAGTTACACCAAAATACTCTATTGATACCAGTGGATAGCCTTTAAAGCCTCTTTTAGCGAGCTTTTCAATACGTTTTTTTGCTTTATCTACATTCATTTATCTAGATCCTAGTGGGCATGAAACCTGAAGCTATATAATACAAGATATCTGCTTATTATCTTAATTATATTCAGCAATTAAACCGTATATATCGATACGCTATCATAAAGCTTATTCGCCTCGGTATGCAGTACGTTAGACTGTTCGTTAGCATCAATAGAGTTCTCGGATAAAATATCGGCAACATTATGAATGTTGTTCACATTTTCAGATATCTCACCAGTTACCGCGGTTTGTTGCTCAACAGCAGTCGCTATTTGCGTCGACATATCAGAAATTTTCTGAATAGACACATTAATATCACTGAACGATTCAGCCACTAGATCTGATTCTGAGACGGTAGATAGTGCCAGTTTCTCACTTGATTGCATCAATACGGTGGCCTTACCAACAATGTCTTGCAACGTTTGAATGGTTGTTTGAATTTCGCCAGTAGAACGGTGGGTTTTTTGAGACAATGTCCTGACTTCATCAGCAACCACCGCAAAACCACGCCCAGCATCGCCTGCGCGGGCCGCTTCGATAGCGGCATTCAGAGCCAGTAAGTTAGTCTGATCGGCGATGGTTTGAATCGCCACAAGGATACTGTTGATTTCCAGTACGTGCGTATTCAACTCTTCTACCACATCTGATGTTTCTTTAATGCCAGACGACAGATCACCAATAGATTTAATTGAACCAGAGATAATAGCCATTCCTTTTTTTGCACTTTCAGAAGATGCTTGCGCAGAACTTGCAGCCTCTTCCGCATTGCGAGCAATTTCGACGGTAGCACTTGTCATTTCGTGAACAGCCGTGGCGACCATCGATACTTCAACCTGCTGCTCTTTGATGATGTTACTGCTTTCATGCGATTTTGATTGGCTTATTTCTGCCATCGATTTTAGTGTTGTGGCTTGATTTTTAATTTCTTCAACTAACGATCGCTGACTTTCTGCGACATCATTAAAGGCCTGACTCAACTCGCTAATTTCATCTTCATTATTCGCATCAAGACGATGGGTAAGATCACCATCCCCAGCGGCTATTTCTTTTAACGATGTAGTCACGTCCTGTAACGGAGTTAATAATTTTTTGATAAAGAAGAACATCAACAAAGACACAATTAAACTAACTGCCAAGGTCGCAAATAATTGTAAAAATGCATTGTCGCGAATATCTTGCGTAATACGGGCGCTATCGATGACGATAATTGTTCTTAAATTAGTGCCAGCAATTGGAGCAACATAGATAGCACTTTCTATACCATTAATCGTGTCATGATAAAGCGCAGGCTGATCGTTCTTTAAATATTTATTATCTAAAGATATATCCGTTAATGTCTTATTAATAAGCGCGGTATTTACATCTGCAAAAATTTTACCTTCATTCGATACCACGAATATTTTACCATCACCAGGAATAAGGGTTTGCGCTAAATTGGAAATTAAAATATCAATTTTAACGTCAGCACCAATCACCATATAGGTGCTGTAAAAATTCATGGCTCGACTGATAGAAACAACTCTATGCCCAGTTGCCGCAGCAACGGTCGGCGTATCCATGAAAACCTTATCGACCGAAGCATTTTTATACCAGCCCCATTTTCTTGGGTCGTTATTACCTTCTGGCAGGTCAACATCATCCGCGTTCTTTTGCTGACCATCAGGATAAGCAAAAAATACATTTTCAAAACGACCTGCATTTTTAATTATTTTTAAGGTACTGCGGATCATCATTAAAGGCGTTTTGTCAGGCATACTACTTAAGGTATCAGATTTAGAACTTAACCAATCAGTTAACGATTTATTGTATGAATTTGCGGTGCTTTCTATTCTTGATAACGTCTCATGTTCAATTCTGTTTTTAGAAGAAAAGTAACCCGTTGTTCCGACGACTCCAGCCCCGATAAATACAGCAATCGATGCGGTTAATACTAATCGAGCCTTCAATGTTATTTTTTTCATTTTACGTTCCAAATTATAGACAAACAGGAATTCCACACCTGTTATTAACTAACAGTAATCAGGCGTCTATCATTGGGTCTCGTAGACCGTGTGATAGGCATGATGCGCATAGCGGAATATTACCTTAGATTTTGTTTATGCAATGAAAGCGAAGGTTGAGTTGTGACAACCACCTAGTAATGTAGGGCTCTTTTCTTTCGTTTCATAATTTAAACGAAAGCTATGTGGACAATAATAACGCAATACCGGGGAAGTACAGTGAGGTTAGTACTGCCAATACGAGCATATCGGCAGTCATTATTACAACTATGAAGAACAGCTCAGTACCATTTTACGTCCCCACTCAGGTGGTAATGCAGCGAGCTTTTCAAATTCAGAATGTTCGGCAAACGGGTCAGCTAACACAGCCATTAATTCATTAACTAAGCTGTAATCATAATCAGTTGCTTGTTCAATTGCTTGCTGGGCTAAGTAATTGCGTAAAATATACTTAGGGTTCGTTTGATTCATACGTATTTTACGTGCCTCATCAGCACTTGATTCTAACGCTAAACGCTGTTGATATTGCACAGCCCAGCCATCAAACGCTTCACGGTCGATAAACTGATCACGTATCGCTGTATTTACCACGCCTTCAGCACTCTTTACAGCAGCCTCAGAGCTATCAAAATCA from Moritella marina ATCC 15381 encodes the following:
- a CDS encoding methyl-accepting chemotaxis protein, whose amino-acid sequence is MKKITLKARLVLTASIAVFIGAGVVGTTGYFSSKNRIEHETLSRIESTANSYNKSLTDWLSSKSDTLSSMPDKTPLMMIRSTLKIIKNAGRFENVFFAYPDGQQKNADDVDLPEGNNDPRKWGWYKNASVDKVFMDTPTVAAATGHRVVSISRAMNFYSTYMVIGADVKIDILISNLAQTLIPGDGKIFVVSNEGKIFADVNTALINKTLTDISLDNKYLKNDQPALYHDTINGIESAIYVAPIAGTNLRTIIVIDSARITQDIRDNAFLQLFATLAVSLIVSLLMFFFIKKLLTPLQDVTTSLKEIAAGDGDLTHRLDANNEDEISELSQAFNDVAESQRSLVEEIKNQATTLKSMAEISQSKSHESSNIIKEQQVEVSMVATAVHEMTSATVEIARNAEEAASSAQASSESAKKGMAIISGSIKSIGDLSSGIKETSDVVEELNTHVLEINSILVAIQTIADQTNLLALNAAIEAARAGDAGRGFAVVADEVRTLSQKTHRSTGEIQTTIQTLQDIVGKATVLMQSSEKLALSTVSESDLVAESFSDINVSIQKISDMSTQIATAVEQQTAVTGEISENVNNIHNVADILSENSIDANEQSNVLHTEANKLYDSVSIYTV